In a genomic window of Pseudoxanthomonas sp. Root65:
- a CDS encoding carboxymuconolactone decarboxylase family protein: MSAADDSQDRVKAFTEFRQRMNKRILDEPNQVVRRFFALDTQTYQAGALDVKTKELLGLVASMVLRCDDCISYHVAQCKEAGVTREEFFETFSVGLVVGGSIVIPHLRRAVDFLDQLEGGQADAPAAHDH; this comes from the coding sequence ATGAGCGCCGCCGACGACAGCCAGGACCGGGTGAAGGCCTTCACCGAGTTCCGCCAGCGGATGAACAAGCGGATCCTGGACGAGCCCAACCAGGTCGTTCGCCGCTTCTTCGCCCTGGACACGCAGACCTACCAGGCCGGCGCGCTGGACGTGAAGACCAAGGAGCTGCTGGGCCTGGTCGCCTCGATGGTGCTGCGCTGCGACGACTGCATCAGCTACCACGTTGCCCAGTGCAAGGAGGCCGGGGTGACGCGCGAGGAGTTCTTCGAGACCTTCTCGGTCGGCCTGGTGGTGGGCGGCTCCATCGTCATCCCGCACCTGCGCCGCGCGGTGGATTTCCTCGACCAGCTGGAAGGCGGACAGGCCGACGCGCCGGCGGCGCACGACCACTGA
- the grxC gene encoding glutaredoxin 3, whose product MSDTPTGATAPQITIYSTAICPYCVAAKNFLKSKGQSWTEVRIDLDPAEREKMIATAKRTSVPQIFVGEVHVGGYDDMIALHRAGKLDALLAGEAA is encoded by the coding sequence TTGAGCGACACCCCGACGGGCGCCACCGCGCCCCAGATCACCATCTACAGCACCGCCATCTGCCCCTACTGCGTGGCGGCGAAGAACTTCCTGAAGAGCAAGGGCCAGTCCTGGACCGAGGTGCGGATCGACCTGGACCCGGCCGAGCGCGAGAAGATGATCGCCACCGCCAAGCGCACCAGCGTGCCGCAGATCTTCGTGGGCGAGGTGCACGTGGGCGGCTACGACGACATGATCGCGCTGCACCGCGCCGGCAAGCTCGACGCACTGCTCGCAGGAGAGGCCGCATGA
- the ppk1 gene encoding polyphosphate kinase 1, translated as MNAALDTTPPPATGEDALRDPSLYLNRELSQLDFNFRVLAQAQDPSVPLLERLRFLCISCTNLDEFFEIRAATVRHALDFGLPPGADGMSPATVLNKIHDRAAELVDAQYRCWNDVLRPGLAEAGVRVFGRDSWNARQTRWLRAYFRNEIMPVLSPLGLDPAHPFPKILNKSLNIVVVLKGKDAFGRAGHLAIVRAPRSLPRIIHLPQRVSGGENDFVLLSSVLSVFVDELFPGMEVKGSYQFRVTRNSEVVVDEEEVENLALALRDELVGRGYRPAVRLEIAHDCPKPIVRQLLQNFGLTENAVYPIHGPVNLNRVIQVYDLVQRPELKYPVFTPRPLRDSEAIFEKVADDDVLLHHPFDSFGAVLDLIKQASVDPDVLAIKQTLYRTGKDSAIVEALVQAARNGKDVTVVVELRARFDEDANLGVADKLQEAGAQVVYGVVGYKTHAKMLLIVRREGRKLRRYVHLGTGNYHSGTARVYTDIGLLTSDPDIGSDVHLLFQQLSGLAPTTKLKRLLQSPFTLHPGLIKKIEREAKLARAGKPARIIAKINAINEPRIIRALYAASQAGVRIDLIVRGACALRPGVPGISDNIRVRSIVGRFLEHSRLYWFGNDGAPELYCASADWLERNLLHRVETCFPILDKDLAARVFKEGLQNYLDDNCNAWELQADGGYVKLTPGDDTPHSAQGLLLAKV; from the coding sequence ATGAACGCCGCCCTGGACACCACGCCCCCGCCTGCGACCGGCGAAGACGCGCTGCGCGATCCCTCGCTCTACCTGAACCGCGAACTGTCCCAGCTGGACTTCAACTTCCGCGTGCTGGCGCAGGCGCAGGACCCGTCGGTGCCGCTGCTGGAGCGCCTGCGCTTCCTGTGCATCTCCTGCACCAACCTGGACGAGTTCTTCGAGATCCGCGCCGCCACGGTGCGCCATGCACTGGACTTCGGCCTGCCGCCCGGCGCCGACGGCATGAGCCCGGCCACCGTGCTCAACAAGATCCACGACCGCGCCGCCGAACTCGTGGATGCGCAGTACCGCTGCTGGAACGACGTGCTGCGCCCCGGCCTGGCCGAGGCCGGCGTGCGCGTGTTCGGACGCGACAGCTGGAATGCGCGCCAGACCCGCTGGCTGCGCGCCTACTTCCGCAACGAGATCATGCCGGTGCTGTCGCCGCTGGGCCTGGATCCGGCGCATCCGTTCCCGAAGATCCTCAACAAGTCGCTCAACATCGTGGTGGTGCTGAAGGGCAAGGACGCGTTCGGCCGCGCCGGCCACCTGGCCATCGTGCGCGCGCCGCGCTCGCTGCCGCGCATCATCCACCTGCCGCAGCGCGTGTCGGGCGGCGAGAACGATTTCGTGCTGCTGTCCTCGGTGCTGTCTGTGTTCGTGGACGAGCTATTCCCCGGCATGGAGGTGAAGGGCTCCTACCAGTTCCGCGTGACCCGCAATTCCGAAGTCGTCGTGGACGAAGAGGAAGTCGAGAACCTCGCGCTGGCGCTGCGCGACGAACTGGTCGGCCGCGGCTACCGCCCCGCCGTACGGCTGGAGATCGCGCACGACTGCCCCAAGCCCATCGTGCGGCAGCTGCTGCAGAACTTCGGGCTGACCGAAAACGCCGTGTACCCCATCCATGGCCCGGTCAACCTCAACCGCGTGATCCAGGTGTACGACCTGGTGCAGCGACCGGAACTGAAGTACCCGGTCTTCACGCCGCGTCCCCTGCGCGACAGCGAAGCCATCTTCGAGAAGGTCGCCGACGACGACGTGCTGTTGCACCACCCCTTCGATTCGTTCGGCGCCGTGCTGGACCTGATCAAGCAGGCGTCGGTGGACCCCGACGTGCTGGCGATCAAGCAGACGCTGTATCGCACCGGCAAGGACTCGGCGATCGTCGAGGCGCTGGTGCAGGCGGCACGCAACGGCAAGGACGTGACCGTGGTGGTCGAGCTGCGTGCGCGCTTCGACGAGGACGCCAATCTCGGCGTGGCCGACAAACTGCAGGAAGCCGGCGCCCAGGTCGTGTACGGCGTGGTGGGCTACAAGACCCACGCCAAGATGCTGCTGATCGTGCGCCGCGAAGGGCGCAAGCTGCGCCGCTACGTGCACCTCGGCACCGGCAACTACCACAGCGGCACCGCCCGCGTGTACACCGACATCGGCCTGCTCACCTCCGACCCGGACATCGGCAGCGACGTGCACCTGCTGTTCCAGCAGCTGTCCGGCCTGGCGCCCACCACCAAGCTCAAGCGCCTGCTGCAATCGCCGTTCACCCTGCACCCCGGGCTGATCAAGAAGATCGAGCGCGAAGCCAAGCTGGCCCGGGCCGGCAAGCCGGCGCGCATCATCGCCAAGATCAATGCCATCAACGAACCGCGGATCATCCGTGCGCTGTACGCGGCCTCGCAGGCCGGCGTGCGGATCGACCTGATCGTGCGCGGCGCGTGCGCCCTGCGCCCCGGCGTGCCCGGCATCTCCGACAACATCCGCGTGCGTTCCATCGTCGGGCGCTTCCTCGAACACAGCCGCCTGTACTGGTTCGGCAACGACGGTGCGCCGGAACTGTACTGCGCCAGCGCCGACTGGCTGGAGCGCAACCTGCTGCATCGCGTGGAAACCTGCTTCCCGATCCTGGACAAGGACCTGGCCGCGCGCGTGTTCAAGGAAGGGCTACAGAACTACCTGGACGACAACTGCAACGCCTGGGAACTGCAGGCCGATGGCGGCTACGTCAAGCTGACGCCCGGCGACGACACGCCACACTCGGCGCAGGGTCTGCTGTTGGCCAAGGTGTGA
- a CDS encoding aldo/keto reductase: MKTHLLADGLPTSRIAYGCMQLSRAWDATPVSADERRHAQRLIETALANGITLFDHADIYARGKSEQVFGDVLRASPGLRERMVLQSKCGIRFADDPPGAPGRYDFSHAHIVGSVEGSLSRLGVDHLDVLLLHRPDALVEPEDVARAFDALHAAGKVRHFGVSNHTPGQIDLLRRYVRQPLVANQVELSLLHHHLIDDGVVANTTGHAYASAAATLDYCRLHDIRVQAWSPLAGGRLATTSEFADPVIRATSTLLRQLAEEKGVTPEAIQLAWLLRHPAGIQPIVGTTDPVRLVACCAADGVTLSREEWYALFTAARGGRVP; this comes from the coding sequence ATGAAGACCCATCTCCTGGCCGACGGCCTGCCGACCTCCCGCATCGCCTACGGCTGCATGCAGCTCAGCCGCGCCTGGGACGCCACACCCGTCAGCGCCGACGAACGCCGCCATGCGCAGCGCCTGATCGAAACCGCGCTGGCCAACGGCATCACCCTGTTCGACCATGCCGACATCTACGCCCGGGGCAAGTCCGAGCAGGTGTTCGGCGACGTGTTGCGTGCGTCGCCGGGCCTGCGCGAGCGCATGGTGCTGCAGTCCAAGTGCGGCATCCGCTTCGCCGACGATCCGCCAGGGGCGCCGGGCCGCTATGACTTCAGCCATGCGCATATCGTCGGCTCGGTCGAAGGCAGCCTGTCGCGGCTCGGCGTCGATCATCTCGATGTCCTGCTGCTGCACCGCCCGGACGCACTGGTGGAACCGGAAGACGTCGCGCGCGCGTTCGACGCACTGCATGCGGCGGGCAAGGTGCGCCATTTCGGCGTCAGCAACCACACGCCCGGCCAGATCGACCTGCTGCGGCGATACGTCCGCCAGCCGCTGGTCGCCAACCAGGTGGAACTCAGCCTGTTGCATCACCACCTGATCGACGACGGCGTGGTCGCCAACACCACCGGCCATGCCTACGCCTCGGCAGCAGCCACGCTGGACTACTGCCGCCTGCACGACATCCGCGTGCAGGCGTGGTCGCCGCTGGCCGGCGGCAGGCTGGCCACCACGTCCGAGTTCGCCGACCCGGTGATCCGCGCCACCTCCACGCTGTTGCGGCAACTGGCCGAGGAGAAAGGCGTCACGCCCGAAGCCATCCAGCTCGCCTGGCTGCTGCGCCACCCCGCCGGCATCCAACCCATCGTCGGCACCACCGACCCGGTCCGGCTGGTCGCCTGCTGCGCGGCGGACGGCGTCACGCTGAGCCGGGAGGAGTGGTATGCGTTGTTCACGGCGGCGCGGGGTGGACGCGTTCCCTAA
- a CDS encoding EAL domain-containing protein, whose amino-acid sequence MIDSRHSADALTDAWLEGGPGAVAIGRNVDRLLDAVRRHLDMDVAFVSEFHGHHRVFRHVATRLDRAPIRPGDSSPLDEGYCVRVVEGRIPQLIPDTAAIPALECIPETRNVPIGSHISVPIQLRDGRVYGTFCCFSVAPSLSLGQRDLHMMRAFADLLAYQIDGDLDAVQEHQAKVERITSVLELGQPHIVYQPIYRSSTRRIVGVECLSRFDLEPRRTPDVWFAEAREIGLGVRLELNAILSALDGLRGVAGDFYVALNVSPQTLISGGIDGYIDDIDPRRVVLEITEHSLVDDYGLLNERLGPLREAGVRIAVDDAGAGYASMRHVLAIHPDIIKLDLSLTRGIDSDSPRRALAAALIEFARQTQSRVVAEGVETASELVALQALGVDDVQGYHLARPLEFAALAQRLRDERLRN is encoded by the coding sequence GTGATCGACAGTAGGCATTCTGCAGACGCACTCACCGACGCCTGGCTGGAAGGTGGGCCCGGCGCCGTCGCCATCGGCCGCAACGTCGACCGCCTGCTCGATGCCGTGCGCCGGCACCTCGACATGGACGTGGCCTTCGTCAGCGAATTCCATGGCCACCATCGCGTGTTCCGCCATGTCGCCACCCGTCTCGACCGCGCGCCCATCCGCCCCGGCGACTCCAGTCCGCTCGACGAGGGCTACTGCGTGCGGGTGGTGGAGGGCCGCATTCCGCAGCTGATTCCCGATACCGCCGCCATCCCGGCACTGGAATGCATCCCGGAAACGCGGAACGTCCCCATCGGGTCCCACATCAGCGTGCCCATCCAGCTGCGCGACGGCCGCGTCTACGGCACCTTCTGCTGCTTCAGCGTGGCGCCCAGCCTGTCGCTCGGCCAGCGCGACCTGCACATGATGCGCGCCTTCGCGGACCTGCTGGCGTACCAGATCGATGGCGACCTGGACGCCGTGCAGGAACACCAGGCCAAGGTCGAGCGCATCACCTCGGTACTGGAGCTCGGCCAGCCGCACATCGTCTACCAGCCCATCTACCGCAGCAGCACGCGACGGATCGTCGGGGTGGAATGCCTTTCCCGCTTCGACCTCGAACCCCGGCGCACGCCGGATGTGTGGTTCGCCGAAGCGCGCGAGATCGGCCTGGGCGTGCGGCTGGAACTCAATGCCATCCTGTCCGCCCTGGACGGGCTGCGTGGCGTCGCCGGCGACTTCTACGTGGCGCTGAACGTCTCGCCACAGACCCTCATCAGTGGCGGCATCGACGGCTACATCGATGACATCGATCCCCGCCGCGTGGTGCTGGAAATCACCGAACACTCGCTGGTCGACGACTACGGACTGCTCAACGAGCGACTGGGGCCGTTGCGCGAGGCCGGCGTGCGGATCGCGGTGGACGATGCCGGCGCCGGCTACGCCAGCATGCGCCACGTGCTGGCGATCCACCCCGACATCATCAAGCTCGACCTCAGCCTGACCCGCGGCATCGACAGCGATTCGCCACGTAGGGCGCTGGCGGCCGCGCTGATCGAGTTCGCCCGCCAGACGCAGTCGCGCGTGGTGGCCGAGGGCGTGGAAACCGCTTCCGAACTGGTGGCGCTGCAGGCGCTCGGCGTGGACGACGTGCAGGGCTACCACCTCGCACGCCCGCTGGAATTCGCCGCGCTGGCGCAGCGCCTGCGCGACGAGCGCCTGCGCAACTAG
- the ppx gene encoding exopolyphosphatase — protein MAPLTSPTSPPLQDGDLLAAIDLGSNSFHMVVARSLLGQLRVVDRLRETVRMADGLDSKGGLSSAARQRALDCLSRFGQRIRDVPGARVRALATNTVRQLRDPHEFLAAAEAALGKPIEVVSGREEARLIYLGVAHAQPPKAGQRRLVIDIGGGSTEFIIGRGFETLERESLQAGCIASTRRFFPGGKLSRKRWKEALTEIGAEFQQFAGLYRNLGWQEAIGSSGTNKAIGEICAAMKLTKGAVTAEALPQVREKLLQADRIEDIDLPGLSSDRRPIIAGGVLVLEAAFEALGLQRLMVSKAAMREGILFDMLGRGSDNDPRDLSTAALMQRYGIDEFQAARVEATVMRLFEQVESAWGLNDDDARMLGWAARLHEIGLAIAHSQYHVHGAYLLEHSDIEGFSRQEQQVLSALVRTHRRGVPKTAFDALPDRLLLSAKRKAALLRLAVLLHRSHDADAIPRLDLTANGDRLDLVVDQKWIEARPLLRSDLVGEPEDMQGLGVAFKPFVA, from the coding sequence ATGGCGCCCCTGACCTCCCCCACCTCCCCGCCGCTCCAGGACGGGGACCTGCTGGCCGCGATCGACCTGGGTTCCAACAGCTTCCACATGGTGGTCGCGCGCTCGCTGCTCGGACAGCTGCGCGTGGTCGACCGCCTGCGCGAAACCGTCCGCATGGCCGATGGCCTGGACAGCAAGGGCGGCCTGTCCTCGGCCGCCCGGCAACGCGCGCTGGACTGCCTGTCGCGTTTCGGCCAGCGCATCCGCGACGTGCCCGGTGCGCGCGTGCGCGCGCTGGCCACCAACACCGTGCGCCAGCTGCGCGATCCGCACGAATTCCTGGCGGCGGCGGAAGCCGCGCTCGGCAAGCCCATCGAAGTGGTCTCCGGCCGCGAGGAAGCGCGCCTGATCTACCTCGGCGTGGCCCACGCGCAACCGCCCAAGGCCGGGCAGCGCCGGCTGGTCATCGACATCGGCGGTGGCTCGACCGAGTTCATCATCGGCCGCGGCTTCGAGACGCTGGAACGCGAAAGCCTGCAGGCCGGCTGCATCGCCAGCACGCGCCGTTTCTTTCCTGGCGGCAAGCTGTCGCGCAAGCGCTGGAAGGAAGCCCTCACCGAGATCGGCGCCGAGTTCCAGCAGTTCGCCGGCCTGTACCGCAACCTGGGCTGGCAGGAAGCCATCGGCTCGTCCGGCACCAACAAGGCGATCGGCGAGATCTGCGCGGCGATGAAGCTGACCAAGGGCGCGGTGACCGCCGAGGCGCTGCCGCAGGTGCGCGAGAAGCTGCTGCAGGCCGACCGCATCGAGGACATCGACCTGCCCGGCCTGTCCAGCGACCGCCGCCCGATCATCGCCGGTGGCGTGCTGGTGCTGGAAGCCGCTTTCGAAGCACTGGGGCTGCAGCGCCTGATGGTCAGCAAGGCCGCCATGCGCGAGGGCATCCTGTTCGACATGCTCGGCCGCGGCAGCGACAACGACCCGCGCGATCTGTCCACCGCAGCGCTGATGCAGCGCTACGGCATCGACGAATTCCAGGCGGCGCGCGTGGAAGCCACCGTGATGCGCCTGTTCGAGCAGGTCGAGAGCGCCTGGGGCCTCAACGACGACGACGCCCGCATGCTCGGCTGGGCCGCGCGCCTGCACGAGATCGGCCTGGCCATCGCGCACAGCCAGTACCACGTGCACGGCGCCTACCTGCTGGAGCATTCGGATATCGAAGGCTTCTCGCGCCAGGAGCAGCAGGTGCTCTCGGCGCTGGTGCGCACGCATCGCCGCGGCGTGCCGAAGACCGCTTTCGACGCCCTTCCCGACCGCCTGCTGCTGAGCGCCAAGCGCAAGGCCGCGCTGCTGCGGCTGGCCGTGCTGCTGCACCGCTCGCACGACGCCGACGCCATCCCGCGCCTGGACCTGACCGCCAACGGCGACCGCCTGGACCTGGTGGTCGACCAGAAGTGGATCGAAGCTCGCCCCCTGCTCCGCTCCGACCTGGTCGGCGAGCCGGAGGACATGCAGGGCCTGGGCGTGGCGTTCAAGCCGTTCGTGGCGTGA
- the phoR gene encoding phosphate regulon sensor histidine kinase PhoR yields the protein MPHDIRSAWFKTLGQLALVLALAVVVGLLLGQVWPVVTAAALGVVTWHYWRLRKVLLRLTARQRLEPAQGKGVWNELDRLLFRGQAEMRTRKRRLLDMLRAYRAAAAALPDAVVVVERNSQRVQWFNKAATSLLGLQYPSDIGAPVGDRLQPLPLSHWLAAGRNAEPMLDAASPVDPHLRLNLRLIPYSDEYWLLVARDVSKMLRLEQMRRDFVANVSHELRTPLTVVHGYLDMLEPTEYPDWAPMLSEMQKQSQRMTQLVEDLLTLSRLEAQDSLPDENVAMAPMLATLRREAEALSQRRHTIVIQDEANLDLSGSNKELHSAFSNLVSNAVRYTPVGGTITVRFAREGDGAVLSVRDTGYGIPTSHLPRITERFYRVSTSRSRESGGTGLGLSIVKHVLNLHQARLEIESEVGQGSVFSIHFGAERVEPRLDAFSPHTTDSQTA from the coding sequence ATGCCCCACGATATCCGTTCCGCGTGGTTCAAGACGCTCGGCCAGCTGGCGCTGGTGCTGGCGCTCGCGGTCGTGGTCGGTCTGCTGCTGGGCCAGGTGTGGCCGGTCGTCACTGCCGCCGCGCTCGGCGTGGTGACGTGGCACTACTGGCGGCTGCGCAAGGTGCTGCTGCGCCTGACCGCGCGCCAGCGGCTCGAGCCCGCGCAGGGCAAGGGCGTCTGGAACGAACTGGACCGCCTGCTGTTCCGTGGTCAGGCCGAGATGCGTACGCGCAAGCGCCGCCTGCTCGACATGCTGCGTGCCTACCGCGCCGCCGCCGCCGCACTGCCGGATGCGGTGGTGGTGGTGGAGCGCAACAGCCAGCGCGTGCAGTGGTTCAACAAGGCCGCGACCAGCCTGCTGGGCCTGCAATATCCCTCCGACATCGGTGCGCCGGTCGGCGACCGCCTGCAGCCGCTGCCGTTGTCGCACTGGCTGGCGGCCGGCCGCAACGCCGAGCCGATGCTCGATGCCGCCTCGCCGGTCGACCCCCATCTGCGCCTCAACCTGCGGCTGATTCCGTATTCCGACGAGTACTGGCTGCTGGTCGCGCGCGACGTCAGCAAGATGCTGCGGCTGGAACAGATGCGCCGAGACTTCGTCGCCAACGTCTCGCACGAACTGCGCACGCCGCTGACCGTCGTGCACGGCTACCTCGACATGCTGGAACCCACCGAGTATCCGGACTGGGCGCCGATGCTGAGCGAGATGCAGAAGCAGTCCCAGCGCATGACCCAGCTGGTGGAAGACCTGCTGACGCTGTCGCGGCTGGAAGCGCAGGACAGCCTGCCCGACGAGAACGTGGCCATGGCGCCGATGCTCGCCACGCTGCGCCGCGAAGCCGAAGCGCTGAGCCAGCGCCGCCACACCATCGTGATCCAGGACGAAGCCAACCTGGACCTGTCCGGCTCCAACAAGGAACTGCACAGCGCCTTTTCCAACCTGGTCAGCAATGCGGTGCGTTATACGCCGGTCGGCGGCACCATCACCGTGCGCTTCGCGCGCGAGGGCGACGGCGCCGTGCTCAGCGTGCGCGACACCGGCTACGGCATCCCCACCTCACACCTGCCGCGCATCACCGAGCGCTTCTATCGCGTCTCCACCAGCCGTTCGCGCGAAAGCGGCGGCACCGGCCTGGGCCTGTCGATCGTCAAGCATGTGCTGAACCTGCACCAGGCCCGCCTCGAGATCGAAAGCGAAGTCGGCCAGGGCAGCGTGTTCTCCATCCATTTCGGTGCCGAGCGCGTCGAGCCACGCCTCGACGCTTTCAGCCCCCACACCACGGACAGCCAGACCGCATGA
- a CDS encoding M48 family metalloprotease, with the protein MRPLLLATALTLALAAPLASSQESRLPDIGSSAGELLTPARQAQYGGMMLRELRNYGYLLEDPLITDWLQGVGGRLGADSDNPQQSYTFFMMRDRQINAFATLGGYIGMNAGLVLTADREDEVAAVLSHEIAHVTQQHVLRGVERAQRDQIPILLGMLGAIVLAQAAGGSSSGDASQAAIASAMGLMQQRQIDYTRSNESEADRVGIRTLSRAGYDIDAMAGFFAKLQQATRVARGSGREQVPDYLQTHPVTTTRISEARQRADQLRGDQVTAVTTVPGGERVERFDRTGIVLPETRSDNPLLPIPVTLPSQAFRQADTGQFDWARERLRALSASTPSAAVREYETLRRQAGKPLTGPERYGLAVAHLQGGDTRTALAELQRLADEHPDNLWLSLTLGEAESRTGNAATANRRFDALMQRYPQNRPVALTYAKVLNEQGGREAGQRAQALLRPMMARAGDDPVFQQQFARANELAGDTARAGEAYAEAAYLNGRPEQALIQLQNLKNRSDLDFYARARVDARIATITPEVLELRRQGIRDPDVERR; encoded by the coding sequence TTGCGTCCCTTGCTGCTCGCCACCGCCCTGACCCTGGCCCTCGCCGCACCGCTGGCGTCGTCGCAGGAAAGCCGCCTGCCCGACATCGGCTCGTCCGCGGGCGAACTGCTCACGCCAGCGCGGCAGGCCCAGTACGGCGGGATGATGCTGCGCGAACTGCGCAACTACGGCTACCTGCTCGAAGACCCGCTGATCACCGACTGGCTGCAGGGTGTCGGTGGCCGGCTCGGCGCGGACAGCGACAACCCGCAGCAGTCCTATACCTTCTTCATGATGCGCGACCGGCAGATCAACGCCTTCGCCACGCTGGGCGGCTACATCGGCATGAACGCCGGCCTGGTGCTGACGGCCGACCGCGAGGACGAGGTGGCCGCGGTGCTCTCGCACGAAATCGCCCACGTCACCCAGCAGCACGTGCTGCGCGGCGTGGAGCGCGCCCAGCGCGACCAGATCCCGATCCTGCTGGGCATGCTGGGCGCCATCGTGCTGGCGCAGGCGGCCGGCGGCAGCTCCAGCGGCGACGCCTCGCAGGCCGCCATCGCCAGCGCGATGGGCCTGATGCAGCAGCGCCAGATCGACTACACCCGCTCCAACGAATCCGAAGCCGACCGCGTGGGCATCCGCACCCTGTCCCGCGCCGGCTACGACATCGATGCGATGGCCGGCTTCTTCGCCAAGCTGCAGCAGGCGACCCGGGTGGCGCGCGGCAGCGGCCGCGAACAGGTGCCCGACTACCTGCAGACCCACCCGGTCACCACCACCCGCATCAGCGAGGCCCGCCAGCGCGCCGACCAGTTGCGCGGCGACCAGGTCACCGCCGTGACCACGGTGCCCGGCGGCGAACGCGTGGAGCGCTTCGACCGCACCGGCATCGTCCTGCCGGAAACGCGCAGCGACAATCCGCTGCTGCCGATTCCGGTGACCCTGCCGTCGCAGGCCTTCCGCCAGGCCGACACCGGCCAGTTCGACTGGGCCCGCGAACGCCTGCGGGCGCTCAGCGCGAGCACGCCATCGGCCGCCGTCCGCGAGTACGAGACCCTGCGCCGGCAGGCCGGCAAGCCGCTGACCGGGCCGGAACGCTACGGGCTGGCCGTGGCCCACCTGCAGGGCGGCGACACCCGTACCGCGCTGGCCGAACTGCAGCGGCTGGCCGACGAGCACCCCGACAACCTGTGGCTGTCCCTGACGCTGGGCGAAGCCGAATCCCGCACCGGCAACGCGGCGACGGCCAATCGCCGCTTCGACGCACTGATGCAGCGCTACCCGCAGAACCGTCCGGTGGCCCTGACCTACGCCAAGGTGCTGAACGAACAGGGCGGCCGCGAAGCCGGGCAGCGCGCGCAGGCCCTCCTGCGCCCGATGATGGCCCGCGCCGGCGACGACCCGGTGTTCCAGCAGCAGTTCGCCCGCGCCAACGAACTGGCCGGCGACACCGCCCGCGCCGGCGAAGCCTATGCCGAGGCCGCCTACCTGAACGGGCGGCCGGAGCAGGCGCTGATCCAGCTGCAGAATCTCAAGAACCGGAGCGACCTGGACTTCTACGCCCGCGCCCGGGTCGATGCCCGCATCGCCACCATCACCCCGGAAGTGCTGGAACTGCGCCGCCAGGGGATCCGCGATCCGGATGTGGAGCGGCGCTGA
- the phoB gene encoding phosphate regulon transcriptional regulator PhoB, with protein sequence MQKHILIVDDEPAIRDMVAFALRKGEYEPIHAGDAREAQNAIADRVPDLILLDWMLPGTSGLELARRWRKDAMTRDVPIIMLTARGEENDRVGGLEAGVDDYVVKPFSARELLARIRAVMRRSRDDDEDGSVAVGNLRIDGAAHRVFAGDTPVAIGPTEYRLLHFFMTHPERVYSRTQLLDHVWGGSVYVEERTVDVHIRRLRKTLEPHGLENMVQTVRGSGYRFSAAM encoded by the coding sequence GTGCAGAAGCACATCCTGATCGTCGACGACGAACCCGCCATCCGCGACATGGTGGCGTTCGCCCTGCGCAAGGGCGAATACGAGCCGATCCACGCCGGCGACGCCCGTGAAGCCCAGAACGCCATCGCCGATCGCGTGCCCGACCTGATCCTGCTGGACTGGATGCTGCCCGGCACCAGCGGCCTGGAGCTGGCCCGCCGCTGGCGCAAGGACGCCATGACGCGCGACGTGCCGATCATCATGCTGACCGCCCGTGGCGAGGAGAACGACCGCGTCGGCGGGCTGGAAGCCGGCGTGGACGATTATGTGGTCAAGCCCTTCTCCGCCCGTGAGCTGCTGGCCCGCATCCGCGCCGTCATGCGCCGCTCGCGCGACGACGATGAGGACGGCAGCGTCGCCGTCGGCAACCTGCGCATCGACGGTGCGGCCCATCGCGTGTTCGCCGGCGACACCCCGGTCGCCATCGGCCCTACCGAGTACCGCCTGCTGCACTTCTTCATGACCCACCCCGAGCGCGTCTACTCGCGCACGCAGTTGCTCGACCATGTCTGGGGCGGCAGCGTCTACGTGGAAGAACGGACCGTCGACGTGCATATCCGCCGTCTGCGCAAGACCCTGGAGCCGCATGGCCTGGAAAACATGGTGCAGACCGTGCGGGGGTCGGGCTACCGGTTCTCGGCGGCGATGTGA